One window of the Peromyscus maniculatus bairdii isolate BWxNUB_F1_BW_parent chromosome 18, HU_Pman_BW_mat_3.1, whole genome shotgun sequence genome contains the following:
- the Ascl4 gene encoding achaete-scute homolog 4, with protein sequence MEKRKPAGLLALPSPLRTPPPPPLGALARREPGRTSARQDAEDSARGRPCPPLSLGGVGEPAFLRQRNERERQRVRCVNDGYARLRQHLPRELAGQRLSKVETLRAAISYIRHLQELLERHRRDCNSDGESKASSGASPCSEPEERA encoded by the coding sequence ATGGAGAAACGCAAACCGGCGGGACTGCTGGCTCTGCCGTCCCCGCTAcggacgccgccgccgccgccgctgggcGCGCTGGCCCGGAGGGAGCCGGGCCGGACCTCCGCGCGCCAGGACGCCGAGGACAGCGCGCGGGGACGGCCGTGCCCGCCCTTGTCGCTGGGGGGCGTCGGCGAGCCCGCCTTTCTGCGCCAGCGCAACGAGCGCGAGCGGCAGCGCGTGCGCTGCGTGAACGACGGCTACGCGCGCCTCCGCCAGCACCTGCCGCGCGAGCTGGCGGGCCAGCGGCTCAGCAAGGTGGAGACGCTGCGCGCCGCCATCAGCTACATCAGGCACCTGCAGGAGCTGCTGGAGCGCCACAGGCGGGACTGCAACAGCGACGGCGAGTCCAAAGCGTCCTCCGGGGCCTCGCCCTGCAGCGAGCCGGAGGAGCGCGCCTAG